One Dreissena polymorpha isolate Duluth1 chromosome 9, UMN_Dpol_1.0, whole genome shotgun sequence genomic window carries:
- the LOC127844520 gene encoding uncharacterized protein LOC127844520, which translates to MKIKECVLLALCAIVNCVNGLPANTYRTEKGLICYLCPPGKFFVRDCSLDYEIAICSLCPNGYYIAISSVAERCQPCSSVCPNTNYESPDDQPEIITVNCTSATDIQCECKPGFWRESGLHGMCRRAKLCEEGRGVKALATGNSDTVCEHCEPGQTFSNMSSANEKCRPCTKCDALMYVGRVCLPNRDTECILLSTIITTKTTTSLKTHGAQKTLHLGIGLGFGTFVFAGIVIVGVWCRVRRKRKHAYRSSSKDQLSSSKRTHSSESDLDSTSKDDGFNENLSKSSALRESDHCISGPSGDRGILKKEKDNTLSQCMMDIYRDKMLSVGAIVRSNEVVGTGFRVEKQCIVTALHVVMEIIDPRKCGEHNFSKLKEASIVFSDNPFDPSARHYNFSAESFYFYEDLDVAILEIPHPDGMLPKKLTLRKEPVDLVDTVSLIGYGHPGNSNKHFENSCQILYSNSHEINYVHTVFRKNIDKFRTGLLPGYDSSMVERGYQGHDSPHLILMHCFMEHGASGSPILACVNPSEGIVEVVGVLTRGFPEFNFCLDKRHKYYLPDNCRFEAGPRMTSIYERMTSQSNEIMADLFG; encoded by the exons atgaaaataaaagaatgTGTACTGTTGGCACTGTGTGCGATTGTCAACTGCGTGAATGGCCTCCCGgcgaacacatatagaacagaaAAAGGTTTGATATGCTACCTATGCCCACCAGGAAAGTTCTTTGTAAGAGACTGTTCGCTGGACTATGAAATAGCGATTTGCAGCCTGTGTCCGAATGGATATTACATAGCAATATCTAGTGTGGCCGAAAGGTGCCAGCCTTGTTCTTCCGTATGTCCGAATACGAATTATGAATCACCTGATGATCAACCGGAAATTATCACTGTCAACTGCACGAGTGCGACAGACATACAATGTGAGTGCAAGCCGGGATTTTGGCGAGAGAGTGGGTTACATGGCATGTGTCGAAGGGCAAAGTTGTGTGAAGAAGGGCGCGGGGTAAAAGCATTAG CCACGGGGAACTCTGACACCGTCTGCGAACATTGTGAGCCCGGTCAGACGTTTTCAAATATGTCGTCTGCAAACGAAAAATGCCGGCCTTGTACAAAATGTGACGCTCTGATGTACGTCGGACGTGTATGTCTACCTAACAGAGACACAGAGTGTATTCTTCTTTCGACGATTATTACAACAAAAACTACAA CTTCACTAAAAACACATGGAGCCCAAAAGACGTTACATCTCGGCATAGGATTAGGTTTTGGCACATTTGTCTTTGCTGGAATAGTAATTGTCGGAGTGTGGTGTCGTGTAAGGAGGAAACGTAAGCATG CTTATAGGAGCTCGTCAAAGGATCAGCTTAGCTCATCAAAACGCACACATAGCAGCGAATCAGATTTGGATTCAACGTCCAAAGATGATGGATTCAATGAAAACTTATCTAAATCGTCTGCTTTGAGAG AGAGTGACCATTGTATCTCAGGACCATCCGGTGACCGTGGCATTTTGAAG AAGGAGAAAGACAATACATTATCTCAGTGTATGATGGATATCTACCGTGATAAGATGTTATCAGTAGGAGCCATTGTCAGATCTAACGAGGTGGTTGGTACCGGATTTAGAGTGGAAAAACAATGCATAGTAACCGCTCTGCATGTTGTTATGGAAATTATAG ACCCAAGGAAATGTGGAGAACACAACTTTTCCAAATTAAAAGAAGCGTCTATTGTGTTTAGTGATAATCCGTTCGATCCATCGGCCAGGCACTACAACTTCAGCGCAGAGAGTTTTTATTTCTATGAAGATCTGGATGTTGCTATTCTAGAAATACCTCACCCCGATGGAATGTTGCCCAAAAAGCTCACACTTAGAAAAGAGCCAGTCGATCTTGTCGACACTGTTTCATTGATTGGGTATGGTCACCCAGGAAATTCAAATAAGCATTTTGAGAACAGTTGCCAAATTTTATACAGCAATTCACACGAAATTAATTATGTACACACTGTTTTCCGCAAAAACATTGACAAATTCCGGACAGGCTTGCTGCCGGGATATGATAGCTCGATGGTGGAAAGAGGTTATCAGGGCCACGATTCTCCACATTTAATACTGATGCATTGCTTTATGGAACACGGCGCATCAGGTTCACCTATTCTGGCCTGCGTCAATCCATCAGAAGGAATCGTAGAAGTTGTTGGGGTGCTTACTCGTGGCTTTCCtgaatttaatttttgtttggaCAAAAGGCATAAATACTATCTACCTGATAATTGTAGATTTGAAGCTGGCCCCCGCATGACATCTATATATGAACGTATGACTAGCCAATCGAACGAAATTATGGCGGATTTGTTTGGTTAA